A region of Syntrophorhabdus sp. DNA encodes the following proteins:
- a CDS encoding type IV pili twitching motility protein PilT produces MQLSLNIRSIISQRLIPTVEGKRAAAIEILLDSPRVKDLILKGEITLLKETMAESYFEGMQTFDQHIFDMYQAGLLDLDNAIAYADSPNDVRLKIKMAEMKPDEGEEKKDSGLKLKL; encoded by the coding sequence ACATGCAGCTTTCCCTCAACATACGCTCCATCATATCCCAGAGGCTCATCCCCACCGTGGAGGGCAAGCGCGCGGCGGCGATCGAGATCCTTCTCGACAGCCCGAGGGTCAAGGACCTCATTCTCAAAGGCGAGATCACCCTCCTGAAAGAGACCATGGCGGAGTCCTACTTCGAGGGAATGCAGACCTTCGACCAGCACATCTTCGACATGTACCAGGCAGGCCTTCTGGACCTCGACAACGCCATCGCCTATGCCGACAGCCCCAACGACGTGCGGCTCAAGATAAAAATGGCCGAGATGAAGCCCGACGAAGGTGAGGAGAAGAAGGACTCGGGACTCAAGCTGAAGCTGTAA